One window of Methanomassiliicoccales archaeon genomic DNA carries:
- a CDS encoding aminopeptidase: MYDPRMRKLADVLIDHSVKLQKGETVYIEAFDIPTEMVEVLLDKIYEVGGVPMVTLRSAKILRKLLIGADQKTISQIGEIELEKMKKAQAYIGMRGSFNITENSDVPAEKIDLYMKYWSGPVHTGYRVPKTKWVVLRWPTSSMAQQAQMSTEAFEDFYFNTCTLDYPKMSRAMDPLVKVMERTDKVRIVSPGTDLNFSIKGMPAIKCEGDRNIPDGEVFTAPIKNSVNGIISYNTRTLYQGKVFDNVVLKFKNGKIVEATSSDTKSQNIIHDTDPGARYVGEFAIGVNPFINQAMLDTLFDEKIAGSIHFTPGNAYQESDNGNKSTVHWDMVLIQTPEMGGGEIYFDGKLVRKDGRFVVDELKGLNPENLV, translated from the coding sequence ATGTACGACCCAAGAATGCGAAAATTGGCCGACGTGCTCATAGATCACTCCGTCAAGCTCCAGAAGGGAGAGACGGTTTACATCGAAGCGTTCGACATACCCACGGAAATGGTGGAGGTACTGTTGGACAAGATATACGAAGTCGGAGGCGTCCCCATGGTAACCCTCCGGTCCGCCAAGATCCTGAGAAAATTACTGATTGGCGCTGACCAAAAGACCATATCCCAGATCGGGGAGATCGAGCTGGAAAAAATGAAGAAGGCCCAGGCCTACATAGGCATGCGCGGCTCCTTCAACATCACCGAGAACTCCGATGTTCCGGCGGAGAAGATCGATCTCTACATGAAGTACTGGTCCGGTCCGGTGCACACCGGTTACCGGGTGCCCAAGACCAAGTGGGTTGTCCTCAGATGGCCGACCTCGTCCATGGCCCAGCAGGCCCAGATGTCCACCGAGGCCTTCGAGGATTTCTATTTCAACACCTGCACCCTCGACTACCCGAAGATGTCCAGGGCGATGGACCCCCTTGTGAAAGTGATGGAGCGTACCGACAAGGTGCGCATCGTCAGCCCTGGGACCGACCTCAATTTCTCTATCAAAGGAATGCCGGCCATCAAATGCGAGGGCGATCGGAACATCCCTGACGGGGAGGTCTTCACCGCCCCGATCAAGAACTCGGTCAACGGCATCATCAGTTACAATACCAGGACACTGTACCAGGGCAAGGTTTTCGACAACGTGGTTCTGAAGTTCAAGAATGGGAAGATAGTAGAAGCCACCAGCTCCGACACCAAGTCCCAGAACATCATTCACGATACAGACCCCGGGGCAAGGTACGTCGGCGAGTTCGCCATTGGCGTCAACCCGTTCATCAACCAGGCCATGCTCGACACCCTGTTCGACGAGAAGATCGCCGGTTCCATACACTTCACCCCCGGCAACGCCTATCAGGAGTCGGACAACGGCAACAAGTCAACCGTGCACTGGGACATGGTGCTGATACAGACGCCGGAAATGGGCGGCGGGGAGATCTATTTCGACGGCAAGCTGGTCCGCAAGGACGGTCGCTTCGTCGTCGATGAGCTCAAGGGCCTGAACCCGGAGAACCTGGTCTGA